Proteins from a single region of Runella sp. SP2:
- a CDS encoding GNAT family N-acetyltransferase, translating to MGNIHLLPHTAFSLSRWDAFIAASPQRMVYAYSWYLEVVSPQWQALVLEEEGIWKAIMPLPVQKKWGLNVVQQPFYCQFLGIFTTSSVELTSVQTAFLEALSTHFRYVSSYSGRFLGEQLPPQFERQRCCTHLFPLDTPYPTLRQRYSPDRRMNLRRAQNFGWELQESREIAPLIQLFQENHAANIQGGVAETAYKLLRKVEEALRQQNAARIVYALKDGKIEAGALFAVHDQRIIYLFNAASPVGRKGNARTLLIDQLIQTYASSGYIFDFESPEKASIASFYASFGAQPEQYSVLHYNNLPFPLKQIQAYRRRKASPLV from the coding sequence TTGGGTAACATCCACCTCCTCCCGCATACCGCTTTCTCCCTTAGCCGTTGGGATGCTTTTATTGCGGCTTCCCCTCAGCGGATGGTGTATGCCTATTCGTGGTATTTGGAGGTGGTTTCGCCGCAGTGGCAGGCATTGGTACTGGAAGAAGAAGGAATTTGGAAGGCCATCATGCCGCTGCCTGTACAGAAAAAATGGGGGTTAAACGTAGTCCAACAGCCGTTTTACTGTCAATTTTTAGGGATTTTCACTACATCTTCGGTCGAGCTTACCTCGGTACAAACTGCTTTTTTGGAAGCCCTTTCTACGCATTTTCGGTACGTTTCTAGCTATTCGGGGCGGTTTTTAGGAGAACAATTGCCTCCGCAGTTTGAACGTCAACGCTGCTGCACGCACCTTTTTCCGCTAGATACGCCCTACCCTACCCTCCGTCAACGCTACTCTCCCGACCGTCGGATGAACCTGCGTCGGGCGCAAAACTTTGGCTGGGAACTACAAGAAAGCCGAGAGATTGCCCCACTCATTCAATTATTTCAAGAAAATCATGCCGCCAACATTCAGGGTGGCGTGGCCGAAACGGCTTACAAATTACTACGCAAGGTGGAAGAAGCATTGCGACAACAAAACGCCGCTCGGATTGTCTATGCGCTCAAAGATGGAAAAATAGAAGCTGGAGCGCTGTTTGCCGTCCACGACCAGCGCATTATTTATTTGTTCAACGCCGCCTCTCCCGTCGGGCGTAAAGGCAATGCGCGTACATTGTTGATTGACCAACTTATTCAAACCTACGCCAGCTCGGGCTATATTTTCGACTTTGAAAGTCCTGAAAAAGCATCCATTGCCTCGTTTTATGCTTCCTTCGGTGCCCAGCCCGAACAATATTCAGTGCTGCATTACAATAATCTGCCTTTTCCGCTGAAACAAATACAGGCGTATCGAAGAAGGAAAGCCTCACCGCTAGTTTAA
- the lysM gene encoding peptidoglycan-binding protein LysM, with amino-acid sequence MGLMSFFKGVGEKIFGKDEPAAAPEKVAELKAGALLQHVKTLGLPYNKLIVKVAGHTVIIEGEVAKQEDAEKIALAVGNVEGVEAVDNNMVVVEPAPEAQYHTVVEGDWLSKISAKYYGDPMKYEIIFEANKPMLTHPDKIYPGQVLRIPPLS; translated from the coding sequence ATGGGACTCATGTCATTTTTTAAGGGTGTTGGAGAAAAAATCTTCGGCAAAGACGAACCAGCTGCAGCACCTGAAAAAGTTGCGGAACTCAAAGCAGGCGCGTTGCTTCAGCACGTAAAAACGTTGGGCTTGCCTTACAATAAACTCATTGTAAAAGTAGCGGGTCACACCGTTATTATTGAAGGTGAAGTTGCGAAACAAGAAGACGCCGAAAAAATCGCGTTGGCAGTAGGAAACGTAGAAGGTGTTGAGGCTGTTGATAACAATATGGTAGTGGTAGAACCCGCTCCAGAAGCTCAGTATCACACAGTTGTAGAAGGTGATTGGCTTTCTAAAATCTCGGCTAAGTACTACGGAGATCCAATGAAGTACGAAATTATCTTTGAAGCAAACAAGCCAATGTTGACTCACCCTGATAAAATTTACCCTGGTCAGGTGTTGCGTATTCCACCGCTTTCATAA
- the dnaA gene encoding chromosomal replication initiator protein DnaA, which produces MNYQLRREVDEVWEKCLQVIKANISEQSFKTWFEPIVPFRLDGKTLTIQVPSQFFYEWLEENYIHVLRRALDFAIGREGQLEYSIIVDTGTDRQPPIKVHVPTTNSPVAAEARQKAASEPRKPAPPPVRGIDTTELDLFLNANYSFDNYIEGDCNRLARSAGMAVAQRPGVTSFNPLLIYGGVGLGKTHLVQAIGNHIKGHFGDKSVLYVSSEKFTNQFINAIKNNTLQDFTDFYMRVDTLILDDVQFLSGKEKTQDTFFHIFNHLHQSGRQIIMTSDRRPSELQGLQDRLLSRFKWGLTADLQQPDLETRIAIIQRKLQAEGIYIEASVIEYVAHSVNTNVRELEGVIISLMAQASLVRRDIDLELAKNVLKNIVSTEEKEVNIDTIQDIVSDFYDVTIADLKSKSRKKELVFPRQVAMYFAKELTDLSLKSIGYHFGGRDHSTVIHAVQTISDLMEQDEAVKEALQKIRSNFG; this is translated from the coding sequence GTGAACTATCAATTACGCCGCGAAGTCGATGAGGTATGGGAGAAATGCCTGCAAGTCATCAAGGCAAATATCTCCGAGCAAAGTTTTAAAACCTGGTTTGAGCCGATTGTCCCCTTTCGGCTTGATGGGAAAACTTTGACCATACAAGTACCTAGTCAGTTTTTTTATGAGTGGCTCGAAGAAAACTATATTCACGTTCTTCGACGCGCACTCGACTTCGCTATTGGCCGTGAAGGACAACTCGAATACTCTATCATTGTTGACACAGGCACCGACCGCCAGCCACCGATTAAGGTGCACGTTCCGACGACCAACTCACCCGTAGCCGCCGAGGCCCGTCAGAAAGCAGCGTCAGAACCCCGAAAGCCTGCTCCACCGCCCGTGAGAGGGATTGATACGACGGAGTTGGATTTGTTTCTCAATGCCAATTACAGTTTTGACAACTACATTGAGGGAGATTGTAACCGTTTGGCCCGCTCGGCAGGGATGGCCGTGGCGCAGCGCCCTGGCGTTACTTCGTTCAACCCACTTCTGATTTATGGCGGCGTGGGTTTAGGAAAAACGCACTTGGTACAAGCCATCGGCAACCACATCAAAGGTCATTTTGGCGACAAATCGGTGTTGTACGTTTCTTCGGAAAAATTTACGAACCAATTTATCAACGCCATCAAAAACAACACCCTGCAAGATTTCACCGACTTCTACATGCGGGTGGATACGTTGATTTTGGACGATGTGCAGTTTTTATCGGGCAAAGAAAAAACGCAAGATACTTTCTTCCATATTTTTAATCACTTGCACCAATCGGGTCGTCAAATTATCATGACCTCCGACCGCCGTCCAAGTGAATTGCAGGGTCTTCAAGACCGTTTGCTTTCGCGCTTTAAGTGGGGACTCACGGCCGACCTCCAACAGCCCGACCTTGAAACGCGGATTGCCATCATTCAGCGCAAACTCCAAGCCGAGGGGATTTACATCGAAGCAAGTGTGATTGAATACGTGGCGCACAGTGTCAACACCAACGTTCGCGAACTTGAAGGGGTGATTATCTCCCTTATGGCCCAAGCATCGCTTGTTCGCCGCGACATTGACCTTGAATTGGCCAAAAACGTGTTAAAAAACATTGTTTCTACCGAAGAAAAGGAAGTCAATATCGACACGATTCAAGACATTGTATCGGACTTTTACGACGTGACCATCGCCGATTTGAAAAGCAAGAGCCGTAAAAAAGAGTTGGTATTCCCGCGGCAGGTGGCCATGTATTTTGCCAAAGAACTCACCGATTTGTCGTTGAAATCCATTGGGTATCACTTTGGCGGCCGCGACCACAGCACGGTCATTCACGCCGTACAAACCATCAGCGATTTGATGGAACAAGATGAAGCAGTAAAAGAAGCGCTCCAAAAAATTCGGAGTAATTTTGGGTAA
- a CDS encoding AI-2E family transporter — translation MTTPDRVSRYLQILLMVAAIMYFTKVITIPMTFGLLIAMVLYPLCRWLEQRRWPRSAAIATCLAIVLVIGAGLVGIMVWQVVELRQELPRLTLKSDKILVDFQQWLTTKWHISLDMQINWLRQTANNLGSRLGAVLLGTVNATASLLFNLVIIPLFTALFLSYRELLMRGLYQLFGDANRNRVRVVAMQTVDTYYNYIKGLLLVYLIVGILNSVGLAIVGLNQAILFGFIASILTIIPYVGIAIGALLPISVAWMMHDSIWYPLGVVAVFSVVQYLEANVIFPWVVGVQLKVNTLASVVALFLGGVIWGVSGMVLFLPFVAILKLIADNVDEWKPLATFLGPDELFQ, via the coding sequence ATGACCACACCCGATAGAGTAAGCCGTTATTTGCAAATCCTGCTCATGGTGGCAGCGATTATGTATTTTACCAAAGTGATTACGATTCCGATGACATTTGGATTGTTGATTGCGATGGTGTTATACCCACTTTGTCGGTGGCTTGAACAACGCCGTTGGCCCCGAAGTGCTGCCATTGCGACTTGCCTGGCCATTGTGTTAGTGATTGGTGCGGGATTGGTTGGAATTATGGTATGGCAAGTGGTCGAATTACGGCAAGAATTACCGCGATTGACGCTAAAAAGTGACAAGATATTAGTTGATTTTCAACAGTGGCTCACGACGAAATGGCATATTTCCCTTGACATGCAAATCAATTGGCTACGACAAACGGCTAATAATTTGGGCAGTCGATTGGGGGCAGTTTTGTTGGGGACGGTCAATGCGACGGCAAGTTTACTGTTTAATTTGGTGATAATTCCCCTTTTCACGGCGCTATTTTTAAGCTACCGAGAACTGCTGATGCGGGGCTTATATCAACTTTTTGGCGATGCAAACCGCAACCGAGTAAGGGTGGTAGCGATGCAAACGGTAGATACCTATTATAACTACATCAAAGGCTTGCTCTTGGTATATTTGATTGTTGGTATTCTCAACAGTGTGGGCTTGGCCATTGTGGGGTTGAACCAAGCGATTTTGTTTGGTTTTATTGCGTCCATTTTGACCATCATTCCTTATGTTGGGATTGCGATTGGGGCATTGCTGCCCATTTCGGTTGCTTGGATGATGCACGATTCAATTTGGTATCCGTTGGGCGTGGTGGCGGTATTTAGCGTCGTTCAGTATTTAGAGGCCAATGTCATTTTTCCATGGGTGGTAGGTGTTCAATTAAAGGTAAACACGTTGGCGTCGGTGGTGGCGTTGTTTTTGGGCGGGGTCATTTGGGGGGTATCGGGGATGGTGTTGTTTTTGCCTTTTGTGGCCATTTTAAAGCTCATCGCCGATAATGTGGACGAATGGAAGCCCTTAGCAACGTTTTTGGGGCCTGATGAATTGTTTCAATAA
- a CDS encoding serine hydrolase, with product MFSSTRLSFLIIICLYGIFSASAQPSTVRNPKTDKKLTALLQELIKGHEGDVGVYVRNLKTNKIVEINADTLFPTASMIKVPIQCGLFDKISKGELKYNAILTYKDSLHYDDGIVGSLKDGAKIPLSEVVMLMETVSDNTGSLWCQALAGGGKSINEWLDKNGFTATRVNSRTPGREANRTRYGWGQTSPREMAELIAMIRAGKAISPDASDRMYRNLTRQYWDGEGLSQLPPEIKTACKNGAVNRSRSEAVLVHAPHGEYVYCVITKNNKDESWTSNNAGYVLLRKVAKALWNYYEPKHPWQAPANFEKWYQEAVE from the coding sequence ATGTTTTCATCAACTCGCCTTTCCTTTCTTATCATCATTTGCCTTTACGGTATTTTTTCAGCATCAGCACAGCCTTCGACTGTTCGCAACCCCAAAACCGACAAAAAGCTTACGGCGCTTCTTCAAGAACTCATCAAGGGACACGAAGGCGACGTGGGAGTGTATGTTCGGAATTTGAAAACCAACAAAATCGTCGAAATCAATGCCGATACGCTGTTTCCCACAGCCAGCATGATCAAAGTACCGATTCAGTGCGGGTTGTTTGATAAAATCAGTAAAGGTGAATTAAAATACAATGCCATTCTTACCTACAAAGATTCGTTACACTACGATGATGGGATTGTAGGCTCACTCAAAGACGGCGCAAAAATTCCATTGAGCGAAGTTGTAATGCTCATGGAAACCGTCAGCGACAACACAGGCAGCCTTTGGTGTCAAGCCTTAGCAGGGGGCGGAAAAAGTATCAACGAATGGTTGGACAAAAACGGATTTACGGCCACCCGAGTCAATTCGCGCACCCCTGGCCGCGAAGCCAACCGCACGCGTTACGGCTGGGGACAAACCAGCCCTCGCGAAATGGCCGAACTCATTGCAATGATTCGTGCAGGAAAAGCCATCAGCCCCGACGCCTCCGACCGAATGTACCGTAATTTAACCCGTCAGTATTGGGACGGTGAAGGGCTTTCGCAACTTCCCCCTGAAATAAAAACCGCATGTAAAAATGGCGCGGTTAATCGCTCTCGTTCGGAAGCTGTCTTGGTTCATGCACCTCACGGAGAGTATGTGTATTGTGTCATTACCAAAAACAACAAAGACGAAAGCTGGACTTCCAATAACGCTGGATATGTTTTACTTAGAAAGGTAGCAAAAGCGCTTTGGAATTATTACGAACCAAAACACCCTTGGCAGGCTCCTGCCAATTTTGAAAAATGGTACCAAGAAGCCGTCGAATAA
- a CDS encoding methylmalonyl-CoA mutase subunit beta: MNLPLFSEFSPASKEIWKQQTIKDLKGKDFEATLLWNTAEGIVVEPYYGAEDLADERFVEIQASQAKNAGWLNQPQVEVGEEKATNSQLKALLQKGVDALTLDLTKNKKIELTKLLDGIKLSETPVFFQTGGREVATVSELLRFIPYQMKGGLADDGLARWTQTGELSETYFEELTNCIRQTQTSPQFRTVCVSSHAFHNAGANIAQELAFTLSSAVTFLDKLTDEGLAVEKILPKVYFSLSIGTNYFLEIAKLRALRYLWERICGQFLKEEGTSLRRYDKANCYIHAQTSTFYDAATTPNTNMLRATTEAMSAVMGGCDALTVHAYDAVFQESDEFSERIARNISILLKGESYLDKTIDPAAGSYYLENLTLQLADEAWKLFLAIEEKGGFMEAIAQNIIQEAIEENFQQTLKALEEGKRVMVGVNKFRFDDDAFVTPPAIEVKPIQSAFKLLVNRRIAQSFEV, encoded by the coding sequence ATGAACTTACCTCTTTTCTCCGAATTTTCCCCCGCTTCCAAAGAAATTTGGAAACAGCAAACCATTAAAGACCTAAAGGGAAAGGATTTTGAGGCAACCCTGTTGTGGAATACGGCGGAAGGGATCGTGGTCGAGCCTTACTATGGAGCAGAAGACCTTGCAGATGAGCGTTTTGTGGAAATTCAGGCTTCTCAGGCTAAAAATGCAGGTTGGCTCAATCAGCCACAAGTGGAAGTAGGGGAAGAAAAAGCAACCAACTCGCAGCTCAAAGCACTACTTCAAAAAGGAGTGGATGCGTTGACGTTGGATTTGACAAAAAATAAAAAAATAGAACTGACAAAATTGCTCGACGGGATAAAGTTGAGCGAAACACCCGTTTTTTTTCAAACGGGAGGGAGAGAAGTGGCTACCGTTTCGGAATTACTCCGATTTATACCCTACCAAATGAAAGGCGGTTTGGCCGACGACGGCTTGGCGCGTTGGACACAAACGGGGGAGCTTTCTGAAACGTATTTTGAAGAGTTGACCAACTGTATTCGACAAACTCAAACGTCGCCGCAGTTTAGGACGGTGTGCGTTAGTAGTCATGCGTTTCATAATGCAGGGGCAAATATTGCCCAAGAGCTGGCCTTCACGCTTTCATCAGCAGTGACCTTCCTAGATAAACTTACCGATGAAGGTCTTGCGGTGGAGAAGATTTTGCCAAAAGTATATTTCTCTTTATCCATTGGTACAAATTATTTTCTGGAAATTGCTAAACTCCGTGCACTGCGGTATTTGTGGGAGCGAATTTGTGGGCAGTTTTTGAAGGAAGAAGGTACCTCCTTGCGTCGGTATGACAAAGCGAACTGCTACATCCATGCGCAGACATCGACGTTTTATGATGCAGCCACCACGCCCAACACCAATATGTTACGCGCAACAACCGAGGCCATGAGTGCGGTGATGGGTGGTTGCGACGCGTTGACTGTTCACGCGTACGATGCAGTATTTCAGGAGTCGGACGAGTTTTCGGAGCGAATTGCTCGGAATATTTCCATTCTGTTGAAAGGGGAAAGTTATTTAGACAAGACGATTGACCCTGCGGCGGGAAGTTATTACCTCGAAAATCTGACCCTTCAACTGGCCGACGAGGCTTGGAAATTGTTCTTGGCCATTGAAGAAAAAGGTGGATTTATGGAGGCAATTGCTCAAAATATCATTCAAGAAGCGATTGAGGAGAACTTTCAGCAAACCCTCAAAGCCTTGGAAGAGGGAAAACGTGTGATGGTGGGCGTCAATAAATTTAGGTTTGACGATGATGCCTTTGTGACGCCTCCCGCTATTGAAGTAAAGCCCATTCAATCTGCGTTTAAATTACTTGTCAACCGTCGAATTGCCCAATCGTTTGAAGTATAA
- a CDS encoding 2-hydroxyacid dehydrogenase has product MKIAFFSSKIYDKIYFNRYNTYHELKYFENPLNAESVDLANGYDGVCVFVNDQLNAEVIAQLAARNIKIIALRCAGFNNVDLRAAQKHGITVVRVPAYSPHAVAEHAVALIMTLNRKTHKAYNRVREGNFSLERLTGFDLYGKTVGVIGTGKIGEAFAFIMKGFGCKVLAYDIHPNPVLINAGIQFVELDELFAQSDVISLHCPLTPQTNRLINSESLEKMKPNAMLINTSRGGLIDTKAVINALKNEKLGYLGIDVYEQEADLFFNDFSESIIQDDMLMRLMSFPNVLITAHQGFFTEEALTQIAQVTLQNLADFENKQLSENTL; this is encoded by the coding sequence ATGAAAATTGCATTTTTCAGTTCAAAAATCTACGATAAAATCTATTTTAACCGCTATAATACATACCATGAGTTAAAATACTTTGAAAATCCCCTCAACGCCGAAAGCGTTGATTTGGCCAACGGCTACGACGGGGTATGCGTTTTTGTCAATGACCAACTCAACGCTGAAGTCATTGCACAACTCGCCGCGCGAAACATCAAAATCATCGCCCTACGCTGTGCGGGTTTCAACAACGTGGACCTTCGAGCGGCTCAAAAACATGGCATTACCGTCGTTCGTGTACCCGCTTACTCGCCCCACGCCGTGGCCGAACACGCCGTAGCACTCATCATGACACTTAACCGCAAAACGCATAAAGCTTACAACCGCGTCCGTGAAGGGAATTTTTCGTTGGAACGCCTCACGGGTTTTGATTTGTACGGGAAAACCGTCGGGGTGATTGGAACGGGAAAAATTGGGGAGGCTTTTGCATTCATTATGAAAGGGTTTGGGTGCAAAGTATTGGCTTATGACATTCATCCCAATCCTGTACTTATCAATGCAGGAATTCAGTTTGTGGAATTAGACGAGCTATTTGCCCAGTCGGACGTAATTTCACTCCACTGCCCGCTTACTCCCCAAACCAATCGCCTCATTAACAGCGAGTCGCTCGAAAAAATGAAACCTAACGCCATGCTCATTAATACGAGTCGCGGCGGGCTTATCGACACTAAAGCGGTTATTAATGCCCTAAAAAACGAAAAATTAGGATATTTGGGCATTGATGTCTATGAACAAGAAGCCGATTTGTTTTTCAATGATTTTTCGGAAAGCATCATCCAAGACGATATGCTCATGCGACTGATGAGTTTTCCAAATGTGCTAATTACGGCGCACCAAGGTTTTTTTACGGAAGAAGCCCTTACCCAAATCGCCCAAGTGACTTTGCAGAATCTTGCCGATTTTGAGAATAAACAGCTTTCCGAAAACACACTTTAA
- the ppk2 gene encoding polyphosphate kinase 2, whose product MTKRISSSTPIAAPSPASESVVASSIVDVNEVDASIQLSELRNLRTKKDLSDLFKRNNSDPRKVLETIRYEEELEKLQIELVKLQRWVQAKGKRIAILFEGRDAAGKGGTIRRFTEHLNPRAMRVVALPKPTEEEKGQWYFQRYAKQLPNRGEIVFFDRSWYNRAVVEPVNNFCTEGQYDIFMQQVPEFEHMLYEDGLIIIKFWFSISKEEQLNRFKSRKANPLKQWKLSPVDMQAQEKWTTYTKFKEQMFSKTHTSFSPWIIVKANNKQKARLESIRYVLSIIPYEGKDKSVVSLYPNPNIITRFHRNAMTVD is encoded by the coding sequence ATGACAAAACGTATTTCTTCCTCGACACCCATTGCTGCCCCAAGCCCCGCGTCTGAATCGGTAGTTGCTAGTTCCATTGTTGATGTAAATGAAGTGGATGCGTCCATTCAATTGTCCGAACTGCGCAACCTTCGCACCAAAAAAGACCTTTCTGATTTATTTAAACGCAACAACTCTGACCCCCGTAAAGTGCTGGAAACCATTCGCTACGAAGAGGAATTGGAGAAATTACAAATCGAATTAGTAAAACTTCAACGTTGGGTACAGGCCAAGGGAAAACGGATTGCGATTTTGTTTGAAGGGCGCGATGCGGCTGGAAAAGGAGGAACCATTCGGCGATTTACGGAACACCTCAATCCCCGTGCGATGCGGGTGGTGGCCCTACCTAAACCGACCGAAGAAGAAAAAGGTCAATGGTATTTTCAACGCTACGCCAAGCAACTTCCCAACCGTGGCGAAATTGTTTTTTTTGACCGAAGCTGGTACAACCGCGCGGTGGTTGAGCCAGTCAATAACTTTTGTACGGAAGGGCAATACGATATTTTTATGCAGCAAGTGCCTGAGTTTGAGCACATGTTGTACGAAGACGGACTTATCATTATCAAGTTTTGGTTTTCGATTTCTAAGGAAGAACAGTTGAATCGGTTCAAATCGCGAAAAGCCAATCCGTTGAAACAGTGGAAATTAAGTCCCGTAGATATGCAAGCGCAAGAAAAATGGACGACCTACACGAAGTTCAAAGAACAGATGTTTAGCAAAACGCACACTTCGTTTAGTCCGTGGATTATTGTGAAGGCCAACAACAAACAAAAAGCGCGTTTAGAAAGTATTCGGTACGTATTGTCCATTATTCCTTACGAAGGAAAAGACAAAAGCGTTGTTTCACTCTATCCCAATCCTAATATCATTACGCGTTTTCACCGAAATGCAATGACGGTGGATTGA